A stretch of DNA from Yoonia sp. G8-12:
TCGGCCAATTGCTGATAAAGGTCACGGGCCTCTGGTGACACTTTGGATGGGTTCACGATTTGCAGGATCGCATAGAGATCGCCTTTCTGTGCAGCAGGCATCCCGCGGCCTTTCAATCGTAGCTTCTGACCCTGACGGGCATCGGGCGGTATCGTCAGATCAACCGTTCCTGTCGGGGTTGGCATGGGCACTTTGCCACCCAGCGCTGCTTCCCATGGGGTGACCGGCAAGGTCACGTAAAGATCGCGACCTTCAATGGTATAGATGGGATGGGGCCGAAAGCTGACCTCGATCAGCAGGTCGGCGCCATCCGCGCCCTTGCCTTTCAGGCGCAGGTTTTGGCCGGGCAACACGCCTTTGGGGATCGTCAGATCAATCCGGCGCGTTTGCATGGTCACATGGCCAGTTCTATCAATCTGTGGCGACTGGAGGGTCAGGGCCTTTTTTGCTCCGGTGATGGCATCTTCGAGTGAAATTTCGATCGCTGCGTGTTGGTCGCGCGGCATCGCGCCCCGGCCAAAGCGGTCGCCAAAGAAGTCGCGGAACATCTCGGGGTTTATGTCGCGTTCGTCAAATTCATATCCGGCTTGCCAGCGGTCATCCTGTCGGGTGTCCTGTTCTGGGCGCGGTTGATCCCACGACGCGCCAAACCGGTCATAAGCTGCCCGCTTTTGCGGATCGCTCAGAACATCATTGGCAGCGGCGGCTGCTTTGAATTTTGCGTCTGCCTCTGGCCCGGGGTTGACGTCAGGATGATATTTGCGCGCCATCTTGCGATAGGCGCGTTTGATCTCATCCGCTGAAGCATCGGGGGCGACGCCAAGCGCCTTGTAAAGTTCTGTATCTGCCATTTCACTGTCTCATATATATTGCTGCACTTATGCACAGAAATGGGCCGTTCCGGATTGACTAATCTCAATCCTGCTTTGGTCGCCTGGCATAGGATGAAGTAGCTTTAACAAGAGGTCCGTTATGAAAAACGCCACATTCTTTGTCCTGCAGGGCCCTGAAGGGACGCCTGCCGATCTTGCGCCAATCGTTGATGCCGCCAAAACGAATAACGGACGCCTCAGTGTGCTACATGTTGGTGCGGTGCCCGTTATGACCTATGCGGTTGCCGCGACCCCTTATGCGGCCCCTATCATTCCCGAAGGATGGCTAGATCAGCGCAATGAAATGTCCGAACTTCTGAAGCGCAAGCAAGAAGAGATGCGCGACTATCTGACCCGAGAGAGCCTGACAGGCGAGGTTGCGACACTTTGCTCTGAACCCACGGCATTGCACGATTCTGTTGGGGTCAGGTCGCTCTTTGCCGATTTCAGCATCGCACAGAATTCGTTGCGAGCCGATGAAACGGCCTTCAATGACATGGTCTATGGCCTGCTGTTCAAAGGACCTGGCCCGCTGATGTTGAATGTCGAAAAAGGCAGCAACGCGCTGGTCCCTGAAAATGTGCTGATCGCATGGGACAACAGTCTGCCAGCCGCGCAGGCGGTCCGTGCGGCCCTGCCACTTTTGAAAATCGCCAAAGAGGTGACGATTGCAACCTTTGATGCAGACCTCTCACGTTGGGGTGATGGGGAAAGTCCCGGTGCCGATCTGGCCACTTGGCTTAGTCACCACGGGTGCACTGTCACCGTGCAGGAATATGTCACGGGGAGCAAAAGCGTTGCAGAAGCAATCCTGTTCCGTGCGCGGGAAACGACGGCTGATCTGATTGTGATGGGCGCATACGGGCGCAGCCGTTGGAACGAACGGCTTTTTGGCGGCACCACGGAATCGATGATTGAACAGCAAGAGCGTGCTGTTCTGATGTCCCACTAGGGATTGAATGCCGAGTAGGGGGCATTGCGCGTTATCGCGTAGTGCCCCTTGTCCGAGGCTGCTGCGCTCGACGATCTGTGCACCGGTCACCAGTTGATCGTTGGGGTGAGCCACGACGGTCGTCCCGGGTTCGCGCCCGTCGAGCGTTTGTGCGAATTGTGTGTTTTGTCGCCCGATGGCGATAATCTGTTCTGTGACAACGCCGTCAGAGGCGCGGAACACTGCAAAACCATCACCCAATCCCGCCCTCTCCGCGGCGGGCGTCGTGATGTCGAAAATCACATCAAGGCGTTGTTCATCTATCGCCAGTGCCGAAGTCTTGGTTTCGGCTGCCGGTAAGATACGGGTCAGGGTTGCCGCAAGGGACGTATCACCCCCCCAGCGTTCGACAGTGGCATTTGCGTCGGTTTGCAGGCGCCAGCGCCTCTTCCGCAGACATTGGGTCAGGCGAGACATCGGTGACAAGCTGTACGTTTTCGCGCGCGGTCAGGCATGTTTGTCAGTTCCGTTTCACGAAACCATACACGGCCTGTTTTCGCGTGATCCAAACCGCCAAGGATGTTGAGCAAGGTTGATTTGCCGCTGCCGGAGGGCCCCAAAAGGACGGCCATTTCACCGGTGTAAAGTTCAAGATCGACGCCCGCGAGGGCAAATACTTTCACGTCGCCGGTCTGATAGACCTTCGTGACACCTTCGGTCCGAAAGGCGATTTTTGGTGCTGACTGGCCCATATAGTTTGATCCTGACTTGGGGGATGCTGCCAAGAGTTGCCGCAACAAACATTGATCAAAATCAATCAACGCCATGCTTGCTGGCGTAGTATGGGCGCAGAAAGCGGCGGGCAGTTCCGGCGCGCCGCACAAGCAAAGGAGCTTCGTATGTTTTCTAATGTAGGTATGTTCGACCGACTGCTTCGTCTTGTCATTGGTGCGGCACTGATTGCAGCACCACTGATCAATTTCATGGGCTTGGGCGCAAGCGCGGCCGTGACTTATCTGATGATCGCAATCGGCGTGGTTTTGGGTGTCACTGCCGTGTTCGGCATCTGCCCGCTTTACAGGCTGGTAGGTGTCTCTACTAAATCCTAGTTTCGCCTGACGGCAACGCTATCTGTTCGCCAATGTTTTTCGCCAACGTCGATGATTTGATATTGCTCAATTGTGCCGCCCCAAGGCGCGCTAACTTGGCCATAAAGGCAAGGTTCCCGAATGTTCACATCCGCTATCAGGTTATTCAATGTGGGTGGCTTTGAAATTAAGCTCGATCCAAGTTGGTTTCTTATCGCTGGTCTGATCACTTGGTCGCTTGCGACCCAGTATTTTCCCGTCACGATTCCCGATTTGTCTGATACGACTTATCTGGCGCTTGCCGTGGTTGCGATGCTTGGTTTCTTTACATCGCTACTGCTGCACGAACTGGCACATTCGGTTGTCGCCCGTAGTTATGGCGTGAAGATCAAAGGGATTACCCTGTTCCTTTTCGGCGGCGTGGCCGAGCTTGAAAGCGAAGTCCCATCAGCAAAGGTTGAGTTCCGCGTGGCGGTTGCTGGCCCTGCGATGAGTATTGTTTTGGGCGCGGTCTTTTGGATTTTGTCGGGGGTGTCGCAGGCGGTCATGAGTTCACCTGCCTTGCCAAGCGTTCTGGCATATCTGGCCACAGTGAACATCGTGATTGCCGTGTTCAACATGCTGCCTGCGTTTCCGATGGATGGTGGCCGTGTGCTGCGTGCCTATCTTTGGGCGCGGCGCGGTGACCTGCTCAGCGCGACCCGGACTGCAGCAACATCAGGTAAAATTCTGGCGTATGGTTTGATTGCACTGGGGACCTACACGGTCTTATTGGGTGCTGCACCATCAGGTGTTTGGTATATTCTCATTGGGCTTTTTGTGTTGTCTGCAGCGCGGTCAGCGTTTGAAAGCCAACTGATGCAAAGCAGCTTTGCCGGCAAGACCGTGTCCACCGTGATGATTAAAGACCCGGTTGTCGTGTCGCCTGACCTGACGCTGGCAGAGCTTGTCAATCAGGTGATGCTGAAACACCGTGTCAGCTTTGTTCCGGTTGTGGCCGATGGGGTGTTGATCGGACAGATCGACAAAGACGTCTTGTCAGCGATTGACCGCGACCATTGGACCAACACGCGTGTGGGTGACGTCTTTGCAGGCTTGGATGTTGCTGTCACAATCCCCCCGGAGATGCCTATTCAAGCCCTACTCGAATTGATTGCCAAGACCGGTACGCGCAAGTTTCTGGTGGTGGATGATCACATGCTGATGGGCGTGATTACCTTGGCCAATCTGATCGGGTATTTGCATACCGCAGATGATATCAATCGGCGTAAATCCTGGTAGGGTCAGTTGCCCTTGTGTTGCTGGGTGCGTTTGATCGCGATCAGGGTCGCGATCGGTCCGAAGATTTCAAAAATGACCGTTGTTCCGATGGTCAATGCAATGATCTCTGCGCCCCAGTCAGGAAACCGTTGGGCCGCAATCAGGGCCATCCCGATTGCAACGCCAGCCTGTGGCAGTAGTGCAACCCCATACCACGGCCCTTCACGCGGGGGAACATGGGCAAGCCGTGCGCCGGCCCAGCCACCGATGATCCGCGACAAGGTACGCAAGACGATAAAACCAACACCCATGGCGCCAAGGGTGCGCGCGACATCCATGTCGAGTTCGGCACCGGCCAAAATGAAAAACAGCACAACGAAGGGCCATTGGATATGGCTAATTTCGTTGAATTCTTTGGTGTGATGGGTTGCCAGATTGACAATAACAGCCCCCACGACCATCCCGGTGATCAAGAATGATACCTCAAGCCAGAGCGACAAACCGGCACTCAGAAAGACGAGGCTGAGCGCCTCGATCTGAAGCGGTTCGCCATCACGCAGCCGCCCTGTGACCATCGCAGCGGGCATACCGATGACCAAGCCAAGTGTGATCGCACCGCCAACTTCCCAAGCGGCCAGGCCAAGACCCTCCAGACCTTGATGGCCCTGCAGTTGGCCCACGACTACAAGCACCAAACTGAAGATCAAGAGCCCCCAGACATCATCAATCGCGACAACGCCGCGGATGGTTTGGGTGAATCCGTTCTTCACGCCTGATTGGGTGATCACATCATTGGTGGCCGCAGGGTCTGTTGCGGTGGCAATCGCCCCCAGTAGCAGGGCAAGCCCCAATGGCAGGCCGATCACGGTCAGGCCGATGCTGACGATGGCCAGCGTGCCCACCACAATCGCCAGCGAAATCGTCATGATTGCGCGTCCATGCTCGCGAAGGTTATCGCGGTGAAGAGCCCCACCCAGAAGGAAAGCGACCATCGTAAGCGCAATGACCGATAGACCATCGTACCATCCCTGCAAGGCGGGTGGGATCAGGTCGAATCCTGTGCCGCCTGCCGCCAATCCGATAAACAAGAACAGGGTGACGCGTGGAAACCCCGTTTTTCGAGATATCAGATCAGCAAGAAGCCCACTGAGGAACAGTGCGCCGAGTGCGATAAGCAGTGATGGGTGCAACGGGTCTAACCTGCGATCGGGCCGACGCAATCTGCCGCATCAAGTGTCAGAACCGGGTCATTTGGCCCGCATTCTTCGCCTGAAATGGGGTAGGTTCCGTCCTGTGCACAACTGGCTAGAAACACAATCATCAGTATTGGCATTAGTCTCATAACAGATCTCTTCTCATGTATAATTGCTTCGCGCATACTAAACGTGTAAGCATATGTGTGATTGATGTTTATCAACCGTGGGTGATTGCGGTCATTGACCTTGATCAACACCTCCAAACCTGCGCCACCTTACAAGATGGATATGAACACCCGCGTATCGCACCCAGTTGATAAGACTACCGCACTGCAAATGAAGTTTGCGGATGGTGTCCTTGTGCTGCAGGGGGATTTGCTGATTGGCGTTGTTGAGGATTTGATTGCGCAGCAAGGTCAGGCGGAAACCATTGATCTAAGCGGCGTGACACAGCTTGATACGGCGGGGGCATGGGCCGTTGTGACGCTGGAGCGCCGCATGAAGGCGGCCGGTGCGACGCCCGAGATTACAGGTGCGACACCTCTGCAAAGTGATCTGATCGAGACGTTGCGCCAGAATATGCCCGAAACCGAAATAAACGCCGCACCCCGCATTTCGATCGCTGACAGGCTTGAACGCGTAGGTCGCTATGCGGTTACGTCGTTCCAGAAGACCATCGAGATTATCGGGTTTCTGGGGCGCGTTGTCGCCACGATTGCGGGCCTGAGCATTCGGCCTAATCGGATCAGATGGACCGCCATTGTCCACCACATGCAGCAGGTCGGCTTGAATGCCGTTCCGATTGTGTCGTTGATGGCTTTCTTGATCGGCGTTGTCCTTGCGTTTCAGGGGGCTGCGCAGTTGCGCCAATTCGGAGCCGAGGTATTTGTGGTCGATCTGATCGCCATTTCGATCTTGCGTGAATTGGGTATCCTGCTCACCGCGATTATTGTGGCAGGGCGGTCGGGGTCTGCTTTTACTGCAGCCATTGGATCTATGAAAATGCGCGAAGAAGTCGACGCGATGCGCACCCTCGGCCTTGATCCGGTCGAGGTGCTAGTGGTCCCGCGCGTGATCGCTTTAATCATCATGTTGCCGGTGCTGGGGATCATCGCCAATTTTGCAGGACTTATCGGCGGGGCGTTGATGTCGTGGATTGAGCTGGGTGTCTCGCCCGGTGTGTTCCAATCCAGATTGGTCAGCAATACCGGCGTCGAACATCTGTTCGTGGGGCTGATCAAAGCACCTTTCTTTGCACTGATCATCGCGATTGTGGGCTGTTTCGAAGGGTTGCAGGTGAAGGGCAACGCGGAATCCTTGGGGCATCTGACCTCGACCTCGGTCGTGCTGGCCATCTTTCTGGTCATCGCCGCAGACGCACTGTTCTCCATATTCTTTGCGGTGTTGGGGGTCTGATGGACGAAGATCCGATCATCAGCGTCCGTGGCCTTGTCACCCGCTTTGGGAAAAATACAGTGCATGATGGTCTCGATCTTGATGTGCGCCGGGGCGAGATCATCGGGATCGTGGGCGGATCTGGCACTGGTAAATCTGTCCTGCTCCAGGCGGTCGTTGGGCTGCTCAAGCCTGCTGAAGGTCAGATTACCGTTTTTGGCGAAAACGTCCGCGATACCACCGCCGAGGACTACCGCCGCCTGCGTCGCCGTTGGGGTGTGATGTTTCAGGACGGCGCGCTTTTTTCATCTTTGGACGTACAACAGAACGTCGAGGCGCCGATGCGCGAACAGCTCGCACTATCGCCCGAAACGCGTGCGGCACTGGCCGCGATCAAAGTGCGCATGGTGGGTTTACCGGACGACGCGCTGCAAAAGATGCCGTCAGAGCTGTCTGGCGGGATGCGCAAGCGGGCGGGCTTTGCACGCGCCATCGCGCTTGATCCTGAAATTGTCTTTCTGGATGAACCCACGGCCGGATTGGACCCTATTGGCGCTGCGGCCTTTGATAAGTTGGTCGCGCAATTGCGGAGCGCTTTGGGTTTGACTGTCTTCATGGTCACGCATGATCTTGATAGCTTGCATGCAATCTGTGACCGTATCGCCGTACTGGCCGAAGGCCGTGTACTTGCCACGGGGACCATGGCAGAGATGCAGGACGTGGATCACCCGTGGGTGCAGGCCTATTTCAAAGGCCCGCGTGCGCGCGCCGCTTTGGCACAAAAGGAAACCATCTGATGGAAACCCGTGCGAATTTTATCATCATTGGCCTGTTTACGCTGGTCGGGATTCTGGGCGGTCTGGGGTTCTTCTTGTGGCTGGCTAGCGTCCAGATTGACCGTCAATATGCGCAATACGGCGTCCTTTTTGACAATGTGTCGGGGCTCGATCAATCCGCAGAGGTGCTGTTTAATGGTGTCTCGGTCGGCAGGGTGACAGGTATCCGTATTTGGGAAAACGACCCAAGCAAGGCCTATGTCGCGCTGGAAATTGACTCCACGACACCGGTGGCTGTCGATACAATCGCGCGGTTGGAATCCCAAGGTGTGACCGGTGTGGCCTATATCGCACTGTCAGGCGGTGCGCCCGGTGCGCCGGTATTCACGCCAGATGCAGATGAAGTACCGATTATCCCCTCGCGGCAATCTTCGTTTCAGTCGCTCGTGAGCAGCGCGCCTGATCTGATCGCGGACGCTGCCAACATTATCGCCCAGCTAGAGCAGTTGACGGGCGCGGAAAATCAGGAACACGTGCGCAGCATTTTGCAAAACGTCGATAATGCCACCGACGGCTTGGAAAAGGCGCTGACAGATTTTTCTGATATTTCCGACACCTTGCGTGCAGCCACTGCGCAAGTGACAGAGTTTGTCGCAGAATTCGAGGGAATCGGTGACAGCGCAAAGGCGACGCTGAATGCCGCTGACAGTTCTTTTGCGGTCATCACCGAGACCTTCGAAAACGCCGATACAGCTATTGCGAATCTGGGGCCGGCCATTGATCAGGCGAACGACGCAATTGCAGCGATCAATACATTGGTCGCAGAGGATTTTGCCCCGCTGGCCGATGATCTGCGCACGACGCTGGGCAATGCGGATACGGCCCTCGCCAGCGCCGATCAGGCCTTTGTGCGTGCCGATGGTTTGATGGCGGATGACCTTGGCCCTGCCCTTTCTGATACCCGCGCGGCGCTGACCGATCTGGCGGAAACCGTGGCCACGGTCACCGATGACGTGCCGGCCATCATGGCGGATCTGCGCGCTGGCGTCGCCGAAGCGCGCCGCGCGATTGCCGCGATCAGCCCCGGCATGCGCGACTTTAGCGAACTGGGGGGCGAGGCCCGCGCTGCGGTGCGCGCCTTTAACGACCTGATCCGGCGTATCAGCCAAGATCCCTCGGGCTTTGTGCTCGACAACCGCGTTCCCGAATACCGGAGGTAAGACCGATGACCCTGACAAGACGGACCTTTACTTTGGCGGTGCTTGGTTTACCCGGCTGCACGGCACTTGGTGTTCTCAATGATGCCGCGATGCCGCAAGATACCTATGTGTTACAGCCCGTCAGCATCGCCAGCCAGGCAAGGCGGTCTTCACAAACGTTGCTGGTGCTGGAGCCGACCGCCCCCGCCGCTATCGCCATCGACCGGATGTTGATCCAGCAGGATGCGCTGTCGGTCACCTATCTGTCTGATGCGCGCTGGGCCGATACGGTGCCAAAAATGCTGCAAACGATCCTGATCCAGTCAATCGCGTCCAGTGGGCAGATCGGATTTGTGGGCGCGCAAGGGGCCGGTCCTGTGCCGGATGCGGTGTTGCTGACGCGGATTGATGCGTTCGGTGTCGAACAGCAAGCGGATCGCAGTTTTGTGGCGCGGGTGTCGTTTGAATTGACGGTGCTGCGCGACCGCGACCAACAGGTGTTGGGCACGCAGCGGTTTACAACCACTTTGCCTGTTGCTGATGATCAGGCTGATACAATCGCGCGCAGCTTCCAGCGGGCACTTGAGGCACTCTTGCCGCAGGCGCTGCCGTGGGTTTTGGCGCGGGTGAGGTGATCACAAATGGGACGTTGGTTGCACAGGGTAGCCCTAGGGCACGGGCCAAAAATCGCGCAACTCTTGCGGTAGACACGCGCGGATGTCTTCCACTTCGCCTCGTGAAATTCGGGCGTTGATAACATTGAAAACGGCTTTGATGTCGCTTGGTCCTTGATAGTCGATCACATCGCCAACCTCTGCATCAATCGCGGCAATGAAATCGGCTGCATGCCGTTCCTGAACCGGGGTCAGTTTGGGCTGCCAGCCCTCAAAGAACATGCCGCGCAGGATGATCGGCAGTTGGGACGAAAACTGTGCCATTTCGTTGAGCGGAAGGTGGTCTCGGATTCTCATCATAACGGCGCGCAGCAGGTGCAGCACCTCGCGTTCATTGGTCCAGCCGGTGCGCCCAGCCAAATCGTTGACCCATTCATGCGCCTCATGGGTCGTGCGTTCAAAGACATGGATCATCCGGCTCATCACAATTTCCTTTCCATCAGGTTTGAACGTCGGTGGTAGCGGATTGTACCGGACCAACATTGATCAAAATCAAAGCACCGGCGGGCGAACCTGACAAAACTGAAACTTCTCGATTGCGGGCAGGATGTGTACGCCCCCAACCAACGATAAGGAAGGACACGTAAGTGGATATTGAACAACGCAAAGCAAAGATCGAAGAACGGATCGCTGAGCTCACCGCACAGATGCGGAAAATTTCTGACGATCTTGATGAACCCCTTCCTGCCGATCTTGAGGATCAGGCCATTGATCTTGAGGACGACGAGGTGCTGAGTGGTCTTGGCCTGAGCCATCAAAAAGAGCTGCGGCTCTTGAATGGTGCGCTGATGCGGATCGCCGGTGGGAGCTATGGCATTTGCGCCCAATGCGGCGATGATATCTCGCCTGAGCGTCTGGACGCCGTGCCCTACGCCGTCATCTGTCGCAAATGCATGTGACATGATTGATCTCGATCAATGAAGGCTCTCGATAATAAATATATTTCAATAATGCAATATAAGAGCTCAGGAGAAACCGATGACTTATCCTATCGATATGACGATTAAGCCCCACGTTTCGCCCTTCTTTGATGAGGCGACAAATACGATCAGCTATGTCGTGTCAGAACCCGACGGTGACCATTGCGCGATTATTGATAGCGTGCTCGACATTGACTACGCCGCTGGCCGTTTGACGTATGGCAGCGCCGATGCCCTGATCGCCGAGGTAGAACGCCGGAGCTTGAAACTAGACTGGATTATCGAGACCCATGTTCACGCCGATCATTTGAGCGCAGCCCCCTATATTCAGAATAAGCTAGGCGGCAAGATCGGTGTCGGTGACCAGATCACGGTGGTGCAGGACACTTTTGGCAAAGTCTTTAACGCAGGCACGGAATTCCAGCGCGACGGGTCGCAGTTTGATGCCTTGTTCAAGGACGGCGACACCTATCAGATCGGCAATATGCAAGCGTTTGCTATTGCCACACCCGGCCATACGCCTGCCTGCATGGTGCATGTGATCGGTGATGCCTGTTTTGTCGGTGATACGCTCTTTATGCCCGATGGTGGATCGGCGCGCGCTGACTTCCCGGGCGGTGATGCGGGCACGCTTTATGACAGTATCCAAAAGGTGCTGGCCCTGCCCGACGATATGCGCCTGTTCATGTGCCATGACTATGGTCCCAACGGACGCGATATTAAGTGGGAAACCACCGTGGCCGAAGAAAAGGCCCACAATATCCACGTGGGTCACGGCAAGACGCGTGATGAATTTATCAAGTTCCGCACAGAACGTGATGCGACATTGGGCATGCCCAAGTTAATCATCCCGTCGCTGCAGGTGAACATGCGCGCAGGCGAAGTGCCGAAAGATCAAGATGGCAACGAGATGCTCAAAGTACCGTTGAACATGCTCTAGCCGAGGACATTGCCTTGATTGCTAAAAGCAAAGACCCCGTTCAGTTTGACTGAACGGGGTCTTTTTCGAACTGCTGGCTACGAAGATCGCCTAAACAGGGGTATGCTTGGTTTGGCCTTCGGCGATTGGCATCATATCCATGCCCATCTTGACCAACTTGCCAGTCTCAAGTGTATATTGGGCATAGGTTTTTTCCAGAAATGTCAGTTGCACCTTTTGCAATTCTTCGGCTGATTTGCACTTCAAAAGCGCGCTCTGGGTTTTTGCATCTTCACGGATCCGGTCCGCGATAAAATTCGCGATCTCGTTGTTGATATCTGCGACCTTTTCAAACCATCCGGTGTGCATCAATCCCATCGGATCAAAACCCGAATCCTCGAATTGTTTCATCAGGGCGTTCCCCATGGCAAAAGGGCCCTTGTCGGTGTCAGTCTCTTTTTTTGGCTTGGACATAGATTTTTCCCTTCTGTTCACTCTGCGCGATCGTAACCTGCGGCCATCAGGTCGGCATTGATATGTATCAACGGCGATAGCGCGGGTGTTGCGCGGCGAGTGGGTCACATGCCTAGACCAGCATGATGTCACTCAGATGGTCAGGCAGTTCATTCAGCGGAATATGTGTCAGGTCTTTGGGCACTTCTGCGTGCAAGGCAGATTTGAGCGGGGGCGTCAGCGTTTTGCGCAAAATGCCGAGCATGGCGGGAGAGGCCACAAGAACGAGGCGCTCGAAGTCGCCGTGATCGCGTGCAGTTTCAAGATAGGCGACAATATCTTTGGCAAAGGTCGCTGCTGCGAGCCCCTTCAGATCAGGGTCCGAGATGCTGCCGCGGTTTGGTCCGGCGGCTGCATTTTGCATTCCGGGGGCATCAGACAATTCGGTGATGGCCGGGGCTTCCAGCCCTTCGGTGCTGTGCCCATAGATCCCTTTTCCAGGGCCATCGTTGACGGCGATACGCACGGTTCCGGAATCCGCCAATACGATCCAAGTCTTATGTGGTTTCATCGCCATTTCTCCTATGAGTTTGGCACAATCTAGGGGCATGGTGCGGGGTGCAGTTGATTTTTCTCAATAACCAAGGGCACTGTCCCTAGAGCAACAGTCGAGAAGAGGCGGAACTTGATGAGCGATTTCAAACACGACGCGCTTTTGTTCAAGGCCTTGCTTGATGCGATGCCTGATGCTGTTGTTGTCAGTGATCTTGAAGGGATGATCACACAGACCAATCTCGCTGTCGGGCACTTGTTCGGCCACGATCCAGCACAACTGGTCGGGAAAAGCATCAACATTCTGATGCCGAAGGCGCTAGCGGATCGGCATGACGGGTTTATACAACGTTATCTGGAGACCGACCAACCGCGGATTATGAGGCGGGGACGAGCTGTCGAAGGACTGCGGAGTGACGGGACGGCGTTTCCCTTGCACGCATCTTTGGGAAAGACCGAGCACGGCGGCGAGACCTACTTCATCGCGATCCTGCACGATCTGAGCAAACGCAAGGCTGCCGAGGACGCTTTGGCACGGTCCGCCCGCGTTGACGCCATCGGGCAGATGACCAGCGGGATCAGCCACGATTTCAGCAATATCCTGACCGTCATTATTGGCAATCTTGAACTGCTAGAAGCACGCATTGAAGGCGCGGACAATAAAGAGATCATCTCGGATGCGGCAGAGGCGGCCCAGTTGGGCGCGGAACTGACCTCGAGGATCAGCGCATTTGCACGCAACACAATCACGCATTTTGACCCGACCGATGTGAACGAGGCCTGTGATGCAGCCACTGCGCTGATCCAGCGTACCTTTGATCCGCACCACGAGATTGCCTTTGAACGCACCGATCCGTTGCCGGTTGTTCTGGCTGACACCACACAGCTGCAATCAGCGTTGATCAATATTG
This window harbors:
- a CDS encoding ABC transporter ATP-binding protein, with translation MDEDPIISVRGLVTRFGKNTVHDGLDLDVRRGEIIGIVGGSGTGKSVLLQAVVGLLKPAEGQITVFGENVRDTTAEDYRRLRRRWGVMFQDGALFSSLDVQQNVEAPMREQLALSPETRAALAAIKVRMVGLPDDALQKMPSELSGGMRKRAGFARAIALDPEIVFLDEPTAGLDPIGAAAFDKLVAQLRSALGLTVFMVTHDLDSLHAICDRIAVLAEGRVLATGTMAEMQDVDHPWVQAYFKGPRARAALAQKETI
- a CDS encoding DnaJ C-terminal domain-containing protein encodes the protein MADTELYKALGVAPDASADEIKRAYRKMARKYHPDVNPGPEADAKFKAAAAANDVLSDPQKRAAYDRFGASWDQPRPEQDTRQDDRWQAGYEFDERDINPEMFRDFFGDRFGRGAMPRDQHAAIEISLEDAITGAKKALTLQSPQIDRTGHVTMQTRRIDLTIPKGVLPGQNLRLKGKGADGADLLIEVSFRPHPIYTIEGRDLYVTLPVTPWEAALGGKVPMPTPTGTVDLTIPPDARQGQKLRLKGRGMPAAQKGDLYAILQIVNPSKVSPEARDLYQQLAEAQPYNPRSKLGV
- a CDS encoding cation:proton antiporter, giving the protein MHPSLLIALGALFLSGLLADLISRKTGFPRVTLFLFIGLAAGGTGFDLIPPALQGWYDGLSVIALTMVAFLLGGALHRDNLREHGRAIMTISLAIVVGTLAIVSIGLTVIGLPLGLALLLGAIATATDPAATNDVITQSGVKNGFTQTIRGVVAIDDVWGLLIFSLVLVVVGQLQGHQGLEGLGLAAWEVGGAITLGLVIGMPAAMVTGRLRDGEPLQIEALSLVFLSAGLSLWLEVSFLITGMVVGAVIVNLATHHTKEFNEISHIQWPFVVLFFILAGAELDMDVARTLGAMGVGFIVLRTLSRIIGGWAGARLAHVPPREGPWYGVALLPQAGVAIGMALIAAQRFPDWGAEIIALTIGTTVIFEIFGPIATLIAIKRTQQHKGN
- a CDS encoding universal stress protein encodes the protein MKNATFFVLQGPEGTPADLAPIVDAAKTNNGRLSVLHVGAVPVMTYAVAATPYAAPIIPEGWLDQRNEMSELLKRKQEEMRDYLTRESLTGEVATLCSEPTALHDSVGVRSLFADFSIAQNSLRADETAFNDMVYGLLFKGPGPLMLNVEKGSNALVPENVLIAWDNSLPAAQAVRAALPLLKIAKEVTIATFDADLSRWGDGESPGADLATWLSHHGCTVTVQEYVTGSKSVAEAILFRARETTADLIVMGAYGRSRWNERLFGGTTESMIEQQERAVLMSH
- a CDS encoding YgaP family membrane protein: MFSNVGMFDRLLRLVIGAALIAAPLINFMGLGASAAVTYLMIAIGVVLGVTAVFGICPLYRLVGVSTKS
- a CDS encoding MlaD family protein, giving the protein METRANFIIIGLFTLVGILGGLGFFLWLASVQIDRQYAQYGVLFDNVSGLDQSAEVLFNGVSVGRVTGIRIWENDPSKAYVALEIDSTTPVAVDTIARLESQGVTGVAYIALSGGAPGAPVFTPDADEVPIIPSRQSSFQSLVSSAPDLIADAANIIAQLEQLTGAENQEHVRSILQNVDNATDGLEKALTDFSDISDTLRAATAQVTEFVAEFEGIGDSAKATLNAADSSFAVITETFENADTAIANLGPAIDQANDAIAAINTLVAEDFAPLADDLRTTLGNADTALASADQAFVRADGLMADDLGPALSDTRAALTDLAETVATVTDDVPAIMADLRAGVAEARRAIAAISPGMRDFSELGGEARAAVRAFNDLIRRISQDPSGFVLDNRVPEYRR
- a CDS encoding site-2 protease family protein, with the translated sequence MFTSAIRLFNVGGFEIKLDPSWFLIAGLITWSLATQYFPVTIPDLSDTTYLALAVVAMLGFFTSLLLHELAHSVVARSYGVKIKGITLFLFGGVAELESEVPSAKVEFRVAVAGPAMSIVLGAVFWILSGVSQAVMSSPALPSVLAYLATVNIVIAVFNMLPAFPMDGGRVLRAYLWARRGDLLSATRTAATSGKILAYGLIALGTYTVLLGAAPSGVWYILIGLFVLSAARSAFESQLMQSSFAGKTVSTVMIKDPVVVSPDLTLAELVNQVMLKHRVSFVPVVADGVLIGQIDKDVLSAIDRDHWTNTRVGDVFAGLDVAVTIPPEMPIQALLELIAKTGTRKFLVVDDHMLMGVITLANLIGYLHTADDINRRKSW
- a CDS encoding ABC transporter permease, which translates into the protein MDMNTRVSHPVDKTTALQMKFADGVLVLQGDLLIGVVEDLIAQQGQAETIDLSGVTQLDTAGAWAVVTLERRMKAAGATPEITGATPLQSDLIETLRQNMPETEINAAPRISIADRLERVGRYAVTSFQKTIEIIGFLGRVVATIAGLSIRPNRIRWTAIVHHMQQVGLNAVPIVSLMAFLIGVVLAFQGAAQLRQFGAEVFVVDLIAISILRELGILLTAIIVAGRSGSAFTAAIGSMKMREEVDAMRTLGLDPVEVLVVPRVIALIIMLPVLGIIANFAGLIGGALMSWIELGVSPGVFQSRLVSNTGVEHLFVGLIKAPFFALIIAIVGCFEGLQVKGNAESLGHLTSTSVVLAIFLVIAADALFSIFFAVLGV